DNA sequence from the Pectinophora gossypiella chromosome 12, ilPecGoss1.1, whole genome shotgun sequence genome:
aaatcaatactaattgttattgaatacatacagtgtatatacttataacaaataggctttttttatacaaattcgtacctattaggataatgaatatcagtcttcttgaataatcaatcttcttcttcatcagaaataataacttgatctaaaaaggcagcagggggttgaattgcttggtgccgagcccatcccatataccaaactatgcacatgacatgagcacagcacccgagtgtccgttttccaactatacagctgcaatagtgaccgacaagtttatttctgtttttcaaactattatttagcaagatatatacaaaataaattctgttgctctggtgcctcgagagtattttagctcttgtcagccaaggatcacaaactactatgttgtattgatttaaattatagtcaacttcaaaatcttcatacacttcaatgaaaaacgttccgttttcttttaggtgttcgccatagtagcttaccacattatcaacagatcctcatatgataagatgggaaactgttgaaagccttcacttgagttcatagcttggaaagcggctctgcgttgatttaaattgttttgtattacaaactcgcacagatagtttggggcgtcgtgcttaaggtatatatcgttgattatttcatttacgagtgggtgatctgtcacccgttttccaaaggcatttattagggcgcaagcaatcctcacttcctcttttaaatgtggcatattcggtattgcgtagttagctggaaacgataagaatactgttccatcaataatgaagtaagtacgtcacatttagactgcgtttccaccagtaacatgctagatgctacgttgcataccctacaatcgggttcattgtgccgatcagaatcagacccaattatctgattggtggatattaaacctagcaacgtagcacatgtcagatgaaaaaacagccttaccgttgtgcttgcattaatatgaactgattactctctactgttacaaaaaatgcaaatatcatttattatacataattaagtggtaatagttggctataaaatctattgaaagcgtaagtctggtacacaagtgatacgcttggcgtaagagctatctctggctaattataatagagataagttgacgactttctgttaaaaatgttttgcgttgattacactccgtctaagacgctacataatgagagcttcgataaagtaggatatatattattttcatacacgaattttttttcatatgacatttcgattatgaaaagcacgattgagaaacgagccgaattatacattgtcattttatgtattatactgaccagggactataatatagataccagatacactgcatactgagatttttaatttttgcaatgttcaaataagattacttagctctcgatcgtcaaataagtggcgagcataattcaggatgttggggtgcctagcaatataatcttcatttgtcaagtaagactatataggacgccgagatcttcggcgcgggccacgaacagtgcttacaccacaacaaaaaacattgcttggcaccaacatgactggacatcttgccaagacaacaacaacaaattcaacaataacactaacaaagtcaacaaaaatactaacaaactcaagaggaatattaacaaactcaacagtggtaacaaatacaacagaatgaacaggatagagtctcagaacagagaaaagcgcgtgcgcacgttgaagatgaaagtggcaaactgactgaaagttcacccggctgccaatcgtcctattgtatttattgtatgatgttgtctcactcacacttattgtatggctattcgctatccttgttgattccgccgaaataatagaaattcgtgcaactttaaacaaaggacctccattttcgtagttcctggaattaaacgagaaagcaaaatggcagttaataagtacaccattttgtttctcttacacagatttcttaaacttcgagaattctgctttttaacgagtactaatgatgccgcactaaacgcattgcgtttataaaaatgtaaactttattttatatttcattagatcctatcgttgtgtcaagtaaaatcaagttaaggagtaaatgacgcctatatcatacataacacaaactgataaactcagtttgcaattagtaaccttagataaggtgtgcacagttaagtacctatgtacttcctatataatgtagcaaagacaaaaaccattaatgttgttgcaagtatttattaatttcattttttcaataagataaatatgttgtatattaaataatgtttcatgtataatcaatcactttgtcactatattacgattgtatatagataaatagtaaaatcgatttatccatacgacacttttcgtaactttcaagctagatatcttgaaaacgtgacactttagagcataggtccattaaagcttttttgttcagacaagtgtcccctatcgatttgcacaggtttcatcgtgcgccgcagttttaaaaaatccgctaggtggcgccactgagatatgccagaaaggttcatagccctttcATTTTCCATCTTATCTCACAGTTATTTAAGTagtttaaatacattaaaaataaaaataatttaggtaTTTTTTCTTCTATGCTGGGTTGGACAcgacaaaaataaatacgttCAGTTGCTTGCCTTTCCGAGCATGTCGTAATATTCGACAGAGATTGTTCCCAGTGATTGTGTCCAGTCCACCCAACATAGTCACCCACACATCACGCAACAGAAATGATATAAGGTTCCATTTACTTTTTAAGGTTATCGGAAAACGTTTGCAAGTTTTCTGCTTATTACTTGTTGCTCCACCCACCCTATTATGGATcacaggcatgagtttatgcATATGTATAgtgttggattttaaaaattgtAAACGTTTTGTTTTTGCTATTATGTGCTTTATCGCCTACAAAAAACTTTGACATTGGTTTTTGACATTGACATAATGACAGCGAGATTTATTTGTATCGTTTGAAGGTGAATTGCTACGAGTAAACGAAACAAAACATTTACTTGTTTCCTATCTCTATGCTTGTTACAGTGTTATAGTCATTCACTATAAGCCAAAAATATTGCTAGCGCTGTAAGTGCACAATTTACACACGATACTCCACTATCTCACCCTTCACTTTCGTTTGCCAAGTTGttgttcaaataaaaattacctgTGTATAATTAAACATACGGGCTAATTGCACCGCTTATATTCTGTGCCTAGATAACCGCTGTGTTTATTCACGTCGCCCCGTCCGTGTACCTGAGCATTAGGAGGGGTTGATAAGAGTTGTGTGAAGTACCTTGAATTTGTTTCATTCAGTTCGTGAGCTAAGTTTGTGTTATTAAGATGTCTGATAGTGGAGACAGCGATGTTTCATGGATATTGTACAAAGAGAGACCGGACTGGAGCGACCTGAAGCCGGTGCCAGAAGACGATGGACCTAGTCCCGTCGTGGTCATCGCACATTCCGAAAAATGTAAGAACCTAAgcccattttatttttgtgtaagtGACTCATATAGTAGTAATTCAAGTTCTACTTAATACAACAGCAGCTGTACTCAATAAGATGTCAGTTTTTATTGAatctattaaataaagaaacctTAAAAGGTTAGGTTGCTAGAACTGTAAGACtgattatgaattttatttttcttatactgCTTACATAAAGATAGCAAtcatttatcaataaaattatttttgtttttagagaGGCACTGGTGTCCATGCCATGGGGCAGAATAAGCTATATTAAGGATTTATATACTATTTGAAACTATTTAAATtgtgaaattttattttatgatttcatATGAATTTTCAGTTGAAGATGTGTATGATTTCTTCCGTGCTATTCTCCAGAAGAATGAGAAGTCTGAGCGAGCACTGCAATTAACAAGAGATGCGGTCGAACTCAATCCAGCAAATTATACTGTTTGGCAATATAGGTGAGACTatgacattttactttttatctgTGAAGTTGTATTTCAGTATTTTCAGTCCAATAGTAAGTTAAATTCATCATATTTattcttaattaaataaaaatatggttTTGTGAAAGTTGTACACTTTgttgtattaaattatattctttatttttcatGGATTTTGATTCAGTTTGAGTGttagattttattttcatgATGCTTATGATATTGATTTTCATTTGTTCCTTGTCTAACCATCAATGTAActaatacctaattattttcgttttttttttactgaaatttatattttataaataatgttccAGGAGAGACGTGCTGAAAGCACTAGGCACAGACTTAAGATCTGAATTAGATTATGTGGAAACAGTGATAAAACATTCACCGAAAAATTATCAAGTAAGTTTCTTGccatattatttttagtattaaattaCGATGTAGTTACCTGAACATACTGTAATCAAATCTAAGATGTTTTGAAGAAAAGTCAGGGGGGTTAAAGACTCCACAGAtacaaaacagtacttatgtaaACATACTCACCGTCCCCTTTACAACTTGCACCTGAAAACTCCCACCTATTCTACACAAATGTATGGTGACTCTTTTACCGTTCAGGCCGTCAAACTGTGGAACGCACAGAGTCCAGAGTCTGGAAGGTTCCTTGCACCTTAGcgtaatgatgatgatagtacaACAACCAACCACCAATGGGTGTTCCAACTATGACATTACAGGTGTGGCACCACCGGAAGGTGCTAGTAGAGTGGCTGCAGGACCCCTCTATGGAGATCGAGCTGACTGGCGACGCGCTCCTACAGGACCCCAAGAACTACCACGCATGGCAACATAGACAGTGGGCAATTAAAACTTTTGGGTAAGTCACTAATGTTTTTATATAGATCTatcctcgtaagccctggggtcctctgagaaggaccaaataattgtagtcataaaggccgaaggttttgaaatagtttgttctaataatcaacgaaggtacttttaaaagtaccaaaactttgcctgtcaatttaattcaaacctttgcgccgattgagaaaaaaagtattttgtctatgaactagttcattcagtttcgtgaataggtggctttaataaaaaagaaatatgtatcacttgtcgtaattcgtcattttattggtaaagatggcgcgcacacggcgacgaggaaaaaaaaaatcaagttaataatcgaatttcgtagtttttcatacatattattttcagaaatcgcaggtaagataataatcaacaacatgacatagttattttatcaattttgtatcgatatcgttagcaatatgaaagcaaacttttttagtcctttgcaagggactttaggtgtcatgtccggatatttttcaaaaagttttttaaattgttatatgttattaaatcataccgatatagactgacttgcttacgtgatcttatgattaaaaaaaactaccgtcttcattttatttcctttttccttctaatgatgatctaaactgacaccatgaattattttttttcctaataatataaacctaatgtacttccagagggactaatcacaaactacatcataaaaactaaaactcgttacttattttatatttaaatatgtaagtatatacacatatttatgacgtacaaataggtatgtatgttaatgaaaaaatacataaccctttataataataatatttttcaaattttactaaaagtagtgactcaaaccgggagtccttctggaagaactaaaaaaaaaacgtatttttttcaaaaatgtcttctattcatccttacataggtctccacttaatttgaacccgatcggataactctaacactttaaaatttgtacttgaagtgctcggcctttacgactacaaaaatttggtccttttcaaggtaccaccgtcgtttattacttcgaaatcgtaattatgcttcggcgttacgaggctATATCACTGAcatgaggctggcatgatcagggtgttcaaagcctcgttagaaataagaataaaagaaaaaaaaatcatgtcttACTTAAACAAACAGACTCACATTAGCTAAGAAGTTTTTCCCGTTGCAATGGGAGGCGAAGGCAGCTGAACGGCCGTTATGGAGGCGTACAGTGAACACCAAGGTGTTTGACTTCGAGAAGGAGAGACTTCAGAAGCTCGATACAAAACGAGACGAGCTCGAGGCGCGACCACCTGCtgccataaattataattatttaggagGAGTGCTGACGTGCATTGAATGCGGTCGTACATTTAATGCTAAGATCGAATATGTCACACGAACGACGCTCTCAttagttgtcgagtcgctgtggccgaatacggtcaggaaGGAAGGAGGAGAAGGAGGAAgaagtttttctaaaaaagcgaGCATGTAGCGCTCTGTGAAATCGCTAGTGTAAACAAAGCCTATCTTAACTCATTGAAGAACAAacgtaaatatatattatattgagaagactttaattaattaatgtatacAATATTATGTATTGTTTGCAGTCTCTACGCAAAAGAATTGGACTTCGTTGACGCTCTGCTAGTTGAAGACGTCAGAAACAACTCTGCGTGGAACCAGCGCTACTTCGTGATGAACAACCACCACGGCTGGTCTGACATGAACGTGCAAAAGGAAATCTGTTACACACTGGAAAAGATAAAATTTATCAAGAATAATGAGAGTGCATGGAACTATTTAAGAGGCGTGTTGTTGCACGACAAAAGGGGAATGAGTGGAAATGCAGTTGTCTTTAACTTTTGTGaagaattatacaaaaataaatgccgGTCACCTTATCTCCTCGCTTTCATCATAGACGTCTGTGATGAAGCCATAAAGAAGGGAGAAACTAACTCCTTCCATAATGCTGATAGAGCAATCGAACTATGCCAGGCTTTAGCGGGAAAATATGACAAAATTAGATGCAAGTACTGGAATTACATGTGCGAAAAATTCAAAAAGATCCCCAAGGAACAAAATGGGCAAGACAACATGGaggtataatttataattagtaCCTATTTGTATATAGATAGACTTGGAATCCGAAACTTGAATTTCTATAAAATAAGCATTATGTGTTCATTCTATTGAAACAAACTGTAAATGggcataaaaatagtaaaaactaTAAACTATACAGTAAATATTAGACTTGTAATTCTTAATACTTTTTATAAAGCGAATCTAAAAGACGTAGAATAGAACGCAGGGTTTTATTTCACGTCGCGACGTGAATTAGTTGCTGCTGTGCTGTGTcgtatattatacattttgttgTACAGTGATTTAATAAACGTTTGGGATTATCAAGATGGGTGTTTATTGTTTCATCTCGCACACGAAGTCCCGTTACTttaagtatacttttttttcGGCTTTGGTTGTTTCAAACACTCGCTGTTCGCCGGGCAAATGATGGAACAGGAGGTTCTCTCTTCAGTTGAGCATACTGTGTCAGAGAGCGCAATATGCGGGCCTGTCACCACGTTTCATTGCCCAGCATTAGTATTCTAGGGAGCTGGTCCAGGTTGTTCGGTGGTCTCGGGCACGGGCTCAGGTTCTCGCAGATCGGCGTTGATGTCCGCGCGGCGGTCGTACAGCCCCACGTGGCGGTGCAGGCTGGCCGCAGCCGCGCGCGCCATGATCTCGCACGCACACTCGCGCTCGTCAGGTATCATCTCCAACAAACTAGACTTCTTCCTCggcttctttttcttcttcttcggtTCCTTCTTCGACGTGCTCGGAAAAGGCTTTCTTTTACTCTCCTCCAAGCATTTTACCCTGCGCGATTGCCGGACATGTTTGGACATAGCTTTGATTTCGCGCATGTTTTTCCTTATCATACTGTGACGTTTCGCTTCCGAGTCCGACTCGTCGATGTCAAAGTCCTCGTCATCGTCCGACCACGACTCTTTGGCACAGGGGCAATGACCGCAATGGCAGTTTGGCTAAAATGTTAAAGGAAACGTAAATTGgaaattaaaacatttagaggtgGTTTGAGGAacagataatttatttttttttgattacaAAATCATAAACGATGTGAATTTGACCTCTTTACAAGCAGTTCAGGGAACTAATTTCGTACATCTTAATTATCGTACCACATAATATGTAACCGCCACCACTagggttttatttttttagtagagattgctacaccgactagagcgtggctcttaaattaacgaTGTGATACGTATCCGAAATAGCTCAGAAATTTGATCTAAAAGTTTGGTCTGTGTAGCGAAGAGTTCGATACTTAGCAGGTACTTTGCATTCCTTCTATAGCTATGCAGATGCATATCAATCAGTTCAATCAAAGCAATCTGGTTCAAAATCATATCTTATGACGATCCACTAGGTGGGTACAATAATATCGACTGTTTTGTTGCAGATTACGTCTTAAAGACACGCCCTTATCGTAGGCTCTTAGGGCACGTTTACTGCACAATAACGTTTATTTACCTACCTTGTTGGACTTGGTAGTTACGGGTGGAAGTAATGGTCCTTTATTTTTACTGGGTGCTGGCAGGGGACACTTTCTCATAACGGCAAATGTAATGAACTTATGcgagttattttattataagccACATATTATCATCTTGATGGGCGTTGGTCACAGTAGCCGATTTTCTACGGATATGCATATTTATTGTAATCTATCATAGTTGTAAAGTCATTGTTATTTCTGATGTTTTTGTTGTGAAGCAAACCAAAAAGGAAACTGTAGTGCAAGTGAAGTTAGTGAAGTCAAATAGTCGATAAGAGACAAATAGAAGAAATGCATCTTTTTAGTATTTTGATATTCAAAAAGATACCACAGATTTGGTCCGCTCTGTACTTATTACAACGCAGTGTATTTATAACTTCGCAACGCAGTCTCAGCAATGCGTCAAACAAAGTTGTCAGAACGTAATTTATGAAAACACAATAATACAGCAAGGAATCTTGATGTAGAAACATCTATAGTCATGTAGTAACTTGAGTTCATCGAAATGATGACGTGGGGGAGAGTGAAGAATGATACGACTGATAACTCCGAACCAGAAGAGCTTCGATCGTTGAAGAGCAAATTGGCAAACCTAGAATGTGGCTGTCTTCGATGTAACAAGTTTAAAGCAGACAAAGATAAACGCAAGACTACCCTTGTTAAGGAAAATGAGAAGGGAGTACAAGTAGAGATAGTAACGAAACTAAAAGACGTCGACGTAACCAACAATGAAACTTTAACAGAAGACGGATACTTGGCGGACTCTTCTAACATTTATCGCAAAGACTTGTTATGCCCAAGCTGCTATCTCACCCTTAACATTCTAAAGGGTGGAACAATAAAAGTTTTGAAAGACGAAGAACTTGAAACGAATTGTGGCTATTTCAGTAGTGACAAAGCTACGGAACACGCGGTACCCCTGTTGGAGAAGACGACGTCGCTTACGTGCAAGCCGGTGCTCAAGTACACCAACCTGTCATACTACGACACTATCAGTGAACTTACCAGTGTGGACTCCTTGGCTTCGTCCCGCAACCGAAGCCCCCGTGAAGTGACTTTCACACTGAATAATAACTACTACAGTGACGAAGACATCCCATCAAGCCCCACTGAACCATCCTTCCCTCCGTCACCGGATCCTACAATAGAGACAGTAACACTTGAACCGCTACCTTTCGGTAACTGCGTCAgcattgatacatacataaattcgaTCAGACCCCCTTGGACGgaaatattacattaattttataGAGATACCTAACCTTATCATTGATTTGATCTTCAGGTAGATATTTAACTTTATTTGGATAAAGTTTAAATCTTATAAAGTTCAAGACCTTTGTGTCTTAGTAATTATGAGTGAATTATATTGAGTAAATTATAATCATATTGAATAGGTATTTATCATTcatttattgaaatatacacGTTTTCCTATGTAGCTGCATAATGTTTGATAAACCTGGCGGAAGGATCTGATACTTGCACCCATTTCGGCATCCAGTAATAGGGTGTAAAGTTATGTTGTCCCGGGAATGATTTCTCGAAAACGTAGCGGTAATAGGTAGACTCGGTGGTAGTAGGCTTGACACCCTCGTATTGTTTGTTTTCGTCTGTAAATCTCTCTGCGATGATCTCTCCTATTGTCGTGAACAAAGATTTCTTTACTGACGCTACACCGTCACTGAAGGCTTCTTTATGGCGCCATAATATTGAATCTGGTAAAAGACCGCTTTTCGTAAAACTGCTTCTTAATAAATGCTTTTCTACGCCATTTTGGGGTTGTCGCAGTTTCGGATCAATGCTGAGGTAATGGTTGGTAAATTGGATATCTAGGAATGGTACACGAAGTTCCAAACTGAAGGCACTCGTTGTTCGGTCTGCTCGCAGGCCATCGTATAGATAAATGTCGGACAGGAGCCGCAAGCTCTCCTCGTGCCCGGCGGTCGCTGAGGGCGCGTCTCTGAAGTAGATGTACCCCTGAGCTACCTCGTCCGCGCCCTCTCCGCTGAACACCACTGTAGTGTCTGTGTTTTCTTTAATGTATTTTGCTAAAATATACATAGGTAAACTGGCACGAATCGTCGTGATATCGAATGTTTCCAAATGGTAGATTACGTTGTCCAATGCTTGTCGCACATCGTTTTCGTCGAATCGCACCTCGTGATGTTCAGTACCAAGATGGTCTGCGACAGTTCGTGCAGCAATAAGATCGGGAGATTCACCCATACCTATAGCgaatgtttgtattttatatggCAACTTATGTTCTTTGGCAAGCTTGACAACTAAAGCGGCGATCAACGACGAATCTAAACCGCCGCTCAGGAGACATCCTATTCGTCTCTCCGCCATCAATCGTTTGCGACACGAAGCTTCTAGCAAGTGTGCAGTCTTTTCATACACGTTCATTGTTGAT
Encoded proteins:
- the LOC126371299 gene encoding protein farnesyltransferase/geranylgeranyltransferase type-1 subunit alpha; this translates as MSDSGDSDVSWILYKERPDWSDLKPVPEDDGPSPVVVIAHSEKFEDVYDFFRAILQKNEKSERALQLTRDAVELNPANYTVWQYRRDVLKALGTDLRSELDYVETVIKHSPKNYQVWHHRKVLVEWLQDPSMEIELTGDALLQDPKNYHAWQHRQWAIKTFGLYAKELDFVDALLVEDVRNNSAWNQRYFVMNNHHGWSDMNVQKEICYTLEKIKFIKNNESAWNYLRGVLLHDKRGMSGNAVVFNFCEELYKNKCRSPYLLAFIIDVCDEAIKKGETNSFHNADRAIELCQALAGKYDKIRCKYWNYMCEKFKKIPKEQNGQDNMEV
- the LOC126371612 gene encoding uncharacterized protein C45G9.9-like, with amino-acid sequence MRKCPLPAPSKNKGPLLPPVTTKSNKPNCHCGHCPCAKESWSDDDEDFDIDESDSEAKRHSMIRKNMREIKAMSKHVRQSRRVKCLEESKRKPFPSTSKKEPKKKKKKPRKKSSLLEMIPDERECACEIMARAAAASLHRHVGLYDRRADINADLREPEPVPETTEQPGPAP
- the LOC126371246 gene encoding asparagine synthetase [glutamine-hydrolyzing], with product MCGIWATFGVDGGLSPTCIKCFSAIKHRGPDAWRIEQDSREPLAILGFQRLAIVDGLHGMQPMRLHCYPRTTLICNGEIYNCKRLQAQYEFPYETKCDVEAIIHSYQTFGIAETVKKLDGVFAFCLVDGEKRKVHIARDPYGVRPLFRFHDEENGVLAICSEAKGLIGYKQKGSENSTLGQFKPGHFETWSILDSGKVKLDQTEQYYKPGMPPHFTPFISEEDLSTMNVYEKTAHLLEASCRKRLMAERRIGCLLSGGLDSSLIAALVVKLAKEHKLPYKIQTFAIGMGESPDLIAARTVADHLGTEHHEVRFDENDVRQALDNVIYHLETFDITTIRASLPMYILAKYIKENTDTTVVFSGEGADEVAQGYIYFRDAPSATAGHEESLRLLSDIYLYDGLRADRTTSAFSLELRVPFLDIQFTNHYLSIDPKLRQPQNGVEKHLLRSSFTKSGLLPDSILWRHKEAFSDGVASVKKSLFTTIGEIIAERFTDENKQYEGVKPTTTESTYYRYVFEKSFPGQHNFTPYYWMPKWVQVSDPSARFIKHYAAT